One region of Scophthalmus maximus strain ysfricsl-2021 chromosome 15, ASM2237912v1, whole genome shotgun sequence genomic DNA includes:
- the pth2 gene encoding tuberoinfundibular peptide of 39 residues isoform X1 has protein sequence MSKQPAFPRTSFQLLCILGMTLAASGFPQQPRIPLRSTDASEEPKHHDWDLLFPSSSLRDWSIQMMSVPSLKAASDSKAWLFAPERADTGMGKALPAEWSSQRDGVVKRNMVVADDTAFREKSKLLTSMERQKWLNSYMQKLLVVNSS, from the exons ATGTCTAAACAGCCTGCTTTCCCCCGTACATCCTTCCAGTTGCTTTGCATTTTGGGTATGACCTTGGCGGCATCCGGCTTCCCTCAGCAGCCTCGAATACCTCTCAG AAGTACTGATGCTTCAGAAGAACCTAAACATCATGACTGGgacctcctcttcccttcctcctctctccgtgaTTGGAGCATTCAAATGATGTCAGTGCCCAGCCTCAAAGCAGCATCCGACAGCAAGGCGTGGCTCTTTGCCCCAGAGAGGGCAGACACAGG AATGGGAAAGGCGTTGCCTGCTGAATGGTCTTCTCAGCGAGACGGGGTGGTGAAGAGGAACATGGTGGTTGCTGATGACACGGCCTTCAGAGAGAAGAGCAAGCTCCTCACCTCCATGGAGAGACAGAAGTGGCTCAACTCCTACATGCAGAAACTACTGGTGGTTAATTCTTCATGA
- the pth2 gene encoding tuberoinfundibular peptide of 39 residues isoform X2, producing MTLAASGFPQQPRIPLRSTDASEEPKHHDWDLLFPSSSLRDWSIQMMSVPSLKAASDSKAWLFAPERADTGMGKALPAEWSSQRDGVVKRNMVVADDTAFREKSKLLTSMERQKWLNSYMQKLLVVNSS from the exons ATGACCTTGGCGGCATCCGGCTTCCCTCAGCAGCCTCGAATACCTCTCAG AAGTACTGATGCTTCAGAAGAACCTAAACATCATGACTGGgacctcctcttcccttcctcctctctccgtgaTTGGAGCATTCAAATGATGTCAGTGCCCAGCCTCAAAGCAGCATCCGACAGCAAGGCGTGGCTCTTTGCCCCAGAGAGGGCAGACACAGG AATGGGAAAGGCGTTGCCTGCTGAATGGTCTTCTCAGCGAGACGGGGTGGTGAAGAGGAACATGGTGGTTGCTGATGACACGGCCTTCAGAGAGAAGAGCAAGCTCCTCACCTCCATGGAGAGACAGAAGTGGCTCAACTCCTACATGCAGAAACTACTGGTGGTTAATTCTTCATGA